Proteins from one Asterias rubens chromosome 21, eAstRub1.3, whole genome shotgun sequence genomic window:
- the LOC117304415 gene encoding transmembrane protein 14C-like, whose product MTDVIGFGYAAFVAVGGLVGFMKAGSLVSLVMGLAMGGLAAFGASQTSRNPSNCLAILGASAILLFVMGMRFMNTGKFMPAGMLAALSLFMVVRYGTRLM is encoded by the exons ATGACGGATGTTATCGGCTTTGGATATGCAGCATTTGTTGCCGTTGGAGGTCTTGTTGGTTTTATGAAAGCTG GTAGTTTAGTTTCATTGGTCATGGGACTTGCTATGGGAGGACTGGCTGCATTTGGTGCCTCACAGACTTCAAGAAATCCAAGCAACTGTTTGGCAATTCTTG GTGCGTCAGCCATTCTTCTGTTTGTTATGGGAATGCGTTTTATGAACACTGGGAAGTTCATGCCAGCTGGAATGCTTGCAGCTCTGAG TTTGTTCATGGTTGTACGCTATGGTACTAGATTGATGTAG
- the LOC117304681 gene encoding carbohydrate sulfotransferase 11-like, producing MHRPYKNVSIFFSFDGNIIATSFKSVLILRYIVYFLFFCFNHTFSRMLLTSRSSIFVSFVVLISVMTFMYVFVNLTVLVHRQPQNDGLSESTNVRGVEYTEAAGIQHQRWTRAHRVCENIIGLKPVNILKDQLRFPVTDHEKVWLRLTYFVDDRKVAFVLVLKAGFSNWLDFISSILTEGKAECREGSGLPFTLDEIRPKLRTYKKVIFVRNPISRLVSGYVDKFVNLPTEYYTNMSRDIIKEVRGEAIAKSRRPDMTFPEFLHYILTTKEILDAHWLPIHEQKVPCDIDYDFIGKVETVSRDIEYMKSLYNISKSAVYKQSYISNTKRTELMVNYYRNITTETIEKVIQKYKYDFLIFGYPLPKDASNILEYIKNDMKADDFYIASD from the exons ATGCACAGGCCGTACAAAAACGTTTCAATCTTTTTCTCATTTGACGGTAACATCATCGCGACGTCATTTAAAAGTGTTCTCATTTTGAGGTACATCGTGTAtttcttgttcttttgttttaatcacaCATTTTCCAGGATGTTGCTGACATCGCGGTCCTCAATTTTCGTCTCCTTCGTGGTTTTAATTTCGGTGATGACGTTCATGTATGTCTTCGTCAACCTGACAG TTTTAGTTCATCGCCAACCACAAAATGATGGACTTTCTGAAAGTACCAATGTCCGTGGTGTTGAGTACACAGAAGCTGCAGGTATCCAACATCAACGATGGACACGTGCACACAGAGTCTGCGAAAACATCATAGGACTCAAACCAGTCAATATTTTGAAGGACCAACTAAGATTTCCCGTAACAGATCATGAAAAAGTGTGGCTTAGATTGACTTACTTCGTTGATGATCGAAAAGTCGCATTCGTCTTAGTGCTTAAGGCAGGTTTTTCAAACTGGCTCGACTTCATATCAAGCATTTTGACGGAAGGGAAGGCCGAGTGCAGAGAAGGGTCGGGTTTGCCTTTTACTTTGGATGAAATCAGACCAAAGCTCAGGACCTACAAGAAAGTTATCTTTGTCCGCAACCCAATCAGCCGTCTCGTGTCCGGATACGTGGATAAGTTTGTGAACTTACCAACGGAATACTACACCAACATGTCAAGGGACATCATCAAGGAAGTTCGTGGGGAGGCTATCGCTAAGAGTCGGCGTCCAGACATGACATTCCCGGAGTTTCTGCACTACATTTTaacaacaaaagaaatattGGACGCCCACTGGTTACCTATTCATGAGCAAAAAGTACCCTGTGACATTGACTATGATTTCATTGGAAAGGTTGAAACTGTGTCTCGAGACATCGAATACATGAAATCGCTGTACAACATAAGCAAGAGCGCCGTGTATAAGCAATCGTATATCTCCAACACGAAGCGAACCGAACTTATGGTAAATTATTACCGCAATATAACAACCGAGACTATCGAGAAAGTCATACAAAAGTACAAATACGATTTCCTCATTTTCGGGTATCCTTTGCCAAAAGATGCATCAAATATTTTGGAATACATTAAAAACGATATGAAAGCAGACGACTTTTATATCGCGTCTGATTGA
- the LOC117304413 gene encoding nuclear inhibitor of protein phosphatase 1-like, which translates to MEGSENPPAKTKMSGYDVPSWAGKPSPGLHLDVLKETKMIEKMMIDEKNVYYFGRNSIVCDFVLDHASCSRVHAALMYHKHLNRSFLVDLGSTHGTFLGSIRLEGHKPQQIPLDSTIHFGASTRCYVLREKPQTASSVAATDSKSEQEEDEIIGGLLGLPEEETELENLTEFNTAHNKRIANVGYEETTPKPERTRKRKSVGHISFGEEDEIINPEDIDPSVGRFRNLIQTSVVPVKKRRLEESQSVSAANDMVRRLQGLHYGPSLYADLPGADNEALLPNTPTTPTSPPVGMLGSATLGLMHAPNLAPEVDMAPPVEEMRQTTMLAHIPNMGIDLPKKKKYAKEAWPGKKPTPSLLL; encoded by the exons ATGGAAGGGTCTGAAAACCCACCAGCAAAAACCAAGATGTCGGGCTATGATGTTCCATCGTG GGCTGGAAAGCCATCACCAGGTTTACATCTTGATGTACTCAAAGAAACGAAGATGATAGAG AAAATGATGATTGATGAGAAGAATGTGTATTACTTTGGGAGAAACTCCATCGTCTGTGACTTCGTCTTAGACCATGCTTCGTGCTCCAGGGTCCATGCAGCATTGATGTACCACAAACATCTCAATAGGTCCTTCCTGGTTGACCTCGGAAGCA cCCACGGCACTTTTCTCGGTTCAATTCGCCTTGAGGGACACAAGCCGCAGCAAATCCCCCTGGACAGCACCATACATTTTGGTGCCTCGACGCGATGCTATGTGCTCCGAGAGAAACCCCAAACAGCATCTTCAGTTGCAGCAACTGATTCAAAGTCCGAACAGGAAGAGGACGAAATTATCGGTGGCCTCTTGGGATTACCAGAGGAAGAAACAGAACTAgag AATTTAACAGAGTTCAACACCGCTCATAATAAAAGGATAGCCAATGTTGGGTATGAGGAGACAACACCCAAGCCAGAGAGGACAAGAAAGAGGAAAAGTGTCGGCCATATCTCCTTTGGAGAGGAGGATGAAATTATAAACCCAG AAGACATTGATCCATCAGTTGGTCGATTCAGAAATCTAATTCAGACATCTGTCGTTCCTGTGAAG AAAAGGCGGTTAGAGGAGTCGCAGAGTGTGAGTGCTGCAAACGACATGGTAAGGAGGTTACAAGGACTTCACTATGGTCCGTCGCTGTATGCGGACCTTCCAGGTGCGGATAACGAGGCCCTCTTACCAAACACACCCACCACCCCAACCTCGCCCCCAGTTGGTATGCTTGGTAGCGCTACCCTCGGACTCATGCATGCGCCCAATTTGGCGCCAGAAGTTGACATGGCCCCGCCGGTTGAGGAAATGAGGCAAACAACAATGTTAGCACACATTCCTAATATGGGCATTGACTTgccaaagaagaagaaatatgCAAAGGAGGCGTGGCCCGGGAAGAAGCCCACACCCTCTCTTTTACTCTAG